The Nitrospira sp. KM1 genome includes a window with the following:
- a CDS encoding YicC/YloC family endoribonuclease codes for MIKSMTGFGRKQAAHDDGAVLVEVRSVNHRFLEVACRLPRAVGRSEDTVKKLVQQYCVRGRVDVSVSAQGGKAKSGTVNVDLSLAKQYHRNLRDLKKSLKLSGAIDIHLLAGFRDVISITDQQVEDPDLTTLVHTLVGQALAELDAMRRQEGAALAKDMLGRIGSIRTHATAVTERVPQAVQETFDRMKARVGKLMDGEMPDSMRLHQELAVYADRGDITEELVRLESHMVQFEQHLNRAESVGKTLDFLLQEMGREVNTVGSKANDAVIAGHVVQMKAELERIREQVQNVE; via the coding sequence ATGATCAAGAGCATGACAGGCTTCGGTCGCAAACAGGCTGCGCACGACGATGGCGCCGTCCTCGTCGAGGTTCGATCCGTAAACCACCGATTCCTTGAAGTGGCGTGCCGTCTTCCTCGGGCGGTCGGCCGTTCGGAAGACACCGTGAAGAAATTGGTCCAGCAATATTGCGTGCGCGGCCGTGTGGATGTCTCCGTGTCGGCTCAAGGAGGTAAAGCGAAATCCGGAACGGTCAATGTTGACCTGTCATTGGCAAAACAGTACCATCGAAACCTTCGGGATTTAAAAAAGTCGCTCAAATTGAGCGGTGCAATCGATATTCATCTGCTTGCCGGGTTCCGAGACGTGATATCCATTACAGATCAGCAGGTCGAAGATCCCGACCTCACCACACTTGTCCACACGCTGGTCGGCCAGGCGTTGGCCGAGCTTGACGCCATGAGGCGGCAGGAAGGGGCGGCGCTTGCGAAGGACATGTTGGGTCGGATCGGATCGATCCGGACACATGCAACCGCCGTAACCGAACGGGTTCCTCAGGCCGTGCAAGAGACGTTTGACCGCATGAAGGCGCGCGTCGGAAAATTGATGGACGGGGAGATGCCGGATTCGATGCGTTTGCACCAGGAGCTGGCGGTGTATGCGGACCGAGGCGACATTACAGAAGAATTGGTCAGATTGGAGTCACATATGGTACAGTTTGAACAGCACCTTAACCGCGCGGAATCTGTGGGTAAAACTCTCGATTTTCTGCTTCAGGAAATGGGGCGGGAGGTCAATACGGTTGGATCGAAGGCCAATGACGCCGTCATTGCCGGTCATGTCGTGCAGATGAAGGCCGAACTCGAGAGAATACGGGAACAGGTGCAGAACGTCGAATGA
- a CDS encoding DNA-directed RNA polymerase subunit omega: MIDMLSLLPQYTPDQFDSRHRLVIVAAQRAKHILQGSRPFGTSRFTKETTVALDEVLRGEAKYLTGKEARDAMKEAKRGKEGETERIAMMTGEDAREIKKELSVYVDDTPKAPEAEAEE; encoded by the coding sequence ATGATCGACATGTTGAGTTTGCTGCCGCAGTATACGCCGGATCAATTTGATTCCCGCCACCGTTTGGTCATCGTCGCGGCCCAACGCGCAAAGCATATCCTGCAAGGTTCCAGGCCCTTTGGCACGTCCCGATTCACGAAGGAAACAACCGTGGCGCTCGATGAGGTGCTTCGCGGTGAGGCGAAATATCTCACCGGAAAAGAGGCGCGTGACGCCATGAAGGAAGCCAAACGCGGCAAGGAAGGCGAGACCGAACGCATTGCCATGATGACGGGCGAGGATGCACGCGAGATCAAGAAGGAATTGAGCGTGTACGTCGATGATACGCCCAAGGCTCCGGAGGCTGAAGCTGAAGAGTGA
- the gmk gene encoding guanylate kinase produces the protein MSTSTASSGTASPTEHSSNSVRRRGILFIISAPSGTGKTTLCKQLVARIPGLWHSISCTTRKPRPGEEHGREYFFMDESEFQDMIDRHEFVEWARVYGHLYGTPRKVLADKMAQGVDVLLEIDVQGALQVKQKFSDAVPIFILPPSMTALKSRLQSRASDSPDEIQRRMQKVKEEVWNYREYAYIVRNDDLTRSLRDLEHVFLAEQLKTGRMDTAWIENNFLIDENGKPEGRKDLS, from the coding sequence ATGAGCACATCAACGGCATCGAGCGGGACCGCCAGTCCGACCGAACATTCGAGCAATTCCGTGCGTCGGAGAGGAATTTTGTTCATCATTTCCGCTCCGTCCGGCACGGGGAAAACGACGCTGTGCAAACAACTCGTTGCCAGGATACCCGGTCTCTGGCACTCGATTTCCTGTACGACCCGAAAACCGCGTCCCGGAGAGGAGCACGGCCGGGAATATTTTTTCATGGACGAATCCGAATTTCAGGACATGATCGACCGCCATGAATTTGTAGAATGGGCCCGAGTGTACGGACATCTCTACGGCACTCCGCGCAAAGTTCTCGCCGATAAGATGGCGCAAGGGGTGGACGTCCTGTTGGAAATCGATGTTCAGGGCGCTCTCCAGGTCAAGCAGAAGTTCAGCGACGCGGTGCCCATTTTTATCCTGCCGCCATCCATGACCGCGCTGAAGTCCAGACTGCAGTCCCGGGCCTCGGATTCCCCCGATGAAATCCAGCGCCGGATGCAAAAGGTCAAGGAAGAAGTCTGGAATTACAGAGAATACGCGTATATTGTCCGCAATGACGATTTGACGCGCTCATTGCGAGATCTTGAGCATGTGTTCCTGGCCGAGCAGTTAAAGACCGGACGCATGGACACGGCATGGATCGAGAATAATTTTCTGATCGATGAAAACGGAAAACCCGAAGGTCGCAAAGATCTTTCATAA